The sequence below is a genomic window from Chondrinema litorale.
GGTAAATTACTTTGGGCTAATAAAACTGTTGAAAGAAAGGTAAATAGTGATAGTAGTAGTAGTTTTCTCATAAATCGTGATTTAAATGTATTTATCGCAATTATAAAAGAAATTGCCTTGCTAATTATTCAATTTGTGATATAAAACTTCTATTTCTACATAAGTATGATATTATTGATTACCACTTATTAATTTTAAGACAAAATTCATCTCACTATCAATTCCATTGATGTATTCTTTATAGTTAGGTTGAATGTGATAATCGGGAATTACACCTCTACCAAAAGGAATGTTATCATTGGTGAAGGTGGTAAAAAACTTAAGTAAAGGAATTCTAACTTCAATTTTGGTATTTGGTAACAATAAATAGACATAAGAGCCACTAGTTTGACCATAAAATCCCCCTCCGGTTTCTTCACCAATTAATATTGCATCCGAATAGGCTTTGGCAATGGCAGCGAATTCTGATCCAGCAGAATAGGTATTGCCAGAGCATAAAATATAGACATTTCCCTCAAATGGTTGGTCTTGTGGTGGGGCAGTTGGTAGAACTTCTGGTTTTCTTAAAAACCGACCATCTTTAGCAAGTTCGTGCTCTTCTTTTAGCATACTTTCTAAATTTTCTCTGTCGTCTTTATAATCAGTATAATCCAGAAATGAAAAGGTAAAACCTTTAGCTTCTACATATTGATATTTTTGATACGGTTTATTAGTAAGATATGAAAACAAATAATCTTCAGCGCCTTCACTTCCTCCTCCATTATTCCTTATGTCAATTATCAAATTTTTTGTTTTGTTTGATTTAATACAAACAAATGTGCTATCCACTACTTTTTTAAAATCTAAATTTTGTTTTTCAAATGCACTATAGCTAAAAGTATTAAAGGTTAAAATTGCTGTAGCTGATTCTTTGCGAAATTCAAGGTTATATATTTTATCGTCATTTTTTCGGCTGATTTTAGGGACACTTCTCGACAGAGCAACCAGTCCTTCCCGATTAACTAAATTAATTTCCAGCATCATTTTATCTTTTGAGCTATCTGGGTTTTGAAGAGTTAATACAGCTTTTTCAGACGCAAAATCAATAAAGTCCAGATAATAACTACTGAAACCAAATCGATCAAGGTCTTTATATTTTCCAGTAACTGAAAACCCATCCGAATGGTGGGAGGTATGAGCAAAAATTACATGCAGGATGGAATCTATGGGGTTTCCATTAATGTGTGTAAGGATACGACCTTTCGTCTGATAACTTTCTATATTGTTTTGCAGGTAAAGTTTATTACTTATGGTTTTTATGGCAATTGGCAAATAGTATGCTTTCTCTTTAACAAAATCTCCGATATCATTCGAGCTATAAACACTAGAATGCCCTTCTTTATCTGCTGATACGATTCTGGAAACAATTCGGAAAAACTCATAACTATTCATTCCTTCCTTGATTTCTTCCCGTTTTTCTCCAATTAATTTCTCGTAGTCTGCATAATTCGTGTACCAATATAAGCCAGGGTGTGCCTCCTTCAATGCATTGATTAATAAGGTATAATCATCAAGCAGTTGCGTTTTAGAAAAGGTATTTAAAACCGCCTCTTTTTGGGCGAAGCAAAAATGGGTAAGAAGGGTAAATACAATAAGAATATTAACTTTCATAATAGCCTGGTTTTCGGCAAAAATGAAAATTTATCCTTTCAAGTTATTGTAAAATATTGCACAAAGTCATGACAATAAAGCTGCATTTTGGTATTCACTTGGATTCACTCCGGTAAATCGCTTGAAGTTTTTGTAGAAATGAGATTTGTCGTAGAAATTACAATCAATGGCTACATCAAATACAGGTTTGCCTTCTTTCAACATTTTTTTACTTTTTTCAATTCTTTTTAGCAAGATATAATGGTTGGGGGTTAAGCCTGTTTCGTTCTTAAAAAGCCGCAGGAATTTGAATTTGCTTATGCCAAACTGATGAGCCGTTTTGGAAAGAGAAAATTTTTCAAATGTCGTTTCATTAATAAATTCTTGAAATAAATTTCGGGTTTGGAAATTAAAACGCATTGGAGATGTATATTTTTCAACCAATACCTTCAGCACTTGGCTTAGTCGTTTTTCAAAATTGGTATGCGTTATATTTTTAGATAAGGCATAAAATTCGCCAAACAATTGTTGATCATAAATGATCTTGTCTTCAAAAAAAACTTCTACTCCATTATTAAAAGTTTTTATTGCTTCTGGTGAGACATAATAAGTAAAAAATGAATTACCCAAATCTTTATCACAAGGGGTAGCATGAACTTCTTTTGGGTTAGTAATGGAAAGCGTACCAACCGGAGCTTTTAAAAATTTATCAGAAAGTTTAGTATTGAATGTGGAAATTAATATGAGTGCAATATTGAATGTTTCATGTGTATGAAACGGAAAATCAAGAATATGTGATTTTGCATCAAGCAATTCTAGGCCATCCAATATAGGTAGTTGATGATATTTGCTGTTACTTTCCAAAAAGATGATTTAATTAACTATTCTTTGTCAAAATTAAATATAAAGTATTTTACTTAATTCAAAATGCAATCATTTTTGGTTAAAATGTCTAAGTCTAGAAACATAAAGTTAAGATTATTATAATATTCTTAAAATTTAGTTAGCCTTCTATCATCAAAATCAGAATTATTCATTTAACTTTTTTTGTTACAGTTATTCCATTGTAAAATCATTATTTCACCAGTATTTTTACAAAATGCGAGTTCTACAACAATTGTTTATTTTATTCTTTTTTGCGCTACTCACACATAATTCTTTCGCGCAACAAGACAAAGATATCTGGACTACCCTATCAGATATAGATTGGTATCAGAAATATAGCAGGGTTTATAATACCCAAATTGGATTTCCTAAATTCAGTGATAAAACCAAAAATCTCGAAGGTAAAACAATCAGCTTAAAAGGCTATGTATTACCTATGGATACAGAAGATGGTTCTATCATTATTTCAGCTTTACCCTATAGCAGTTGCTTTTTTTGTGGAGGTGCAGGTATTGAAACGGTAATGGCGGTTTTTCCAGGTGAACAACGTAAATACGAGATGGATGAACAGGTTACTTTTAAAGGAACCTTGCAGTTAAATGATGGTGAAACTGGCCTTATATATAATTTAAAAGAAGCCGAAGAAATAGTTCCTGAATAAAATGATAGAAATAGAAAAGCTAAGTGCTTCCTATGATGATAAAAAGTTTCTCAATTTCCCTGACTGGCAACTATCACAAGGTGAGACCTGCTTAATGTTGGGCCCTTCTGGAAGTGGAAAATCAACCCTACTCCATTTACTCTCAGGAATTTTGCAACCAAAATCAGGAAGTGTAAGAATTGCCAACACCAATTTATTTGAACTTTCGCCTGCCAAAAGAGACAAATTTAGAGGCAAAAACATCGGACTCATTTTTCAAAAAGCACATTTGATTGACTCACTCAGTGTAAAAGATAATATGCTGATGGCGCAGTATTTTGCAGGAGAAAAGAAAGATTTAGCCAGAGTAAAAGAGGTTTTGGCAGAATTACATATTGGCGATAAGCTTAGTTCTAAAACATTTCAGCTTAGCCAAGGAGAAGCCCAAAGGCTAAGTATTGCCAGAGCGATGTTAAACGAGCCTTCGGTGATTTTGGCAGATGAACCCACCTCTAGTCTAGATGATGAAAACTGCGAAGCGGTTTACCACATTCTAGAAACTCAGGCAAAAAAATACAATGCAACACTTTTAATCTCTACCCACGACCAAAGGTTAAAAGATAAAATCCCATTACACCTCAAACTCCAAAAACAATGACATTAAAGGCAGCAATTTTCGATATGGATGGTTTATTGGTAGACTCTGAACCACTTTGGAGAAGCTCAGAAATTCGATCTTTTGCCAAAGTAGGTGTGCATCTAACACCAGAAGTCTGTAAACAAACTATGGGTTTGCGTATTGAAGAAGCTGTGCAACATTGGTATAATAAGTTTCCATGGGAAGGAATGACGATTGAAGAAGTTAAGAAAGATATTTTTGAGGAGTTTATGAAGGAAGTAGAAGCTACTGCAGTTCCAATGGATGGAGTAGTTGAGATTCTAGAGTTCTTTAAAGGAAAAGGCTTAAAAATAGGTTTGGCTTCATCCTCGCCAATGTTACTTATTAAAAAGATTGTAAAACACCTCAAAATAGATTCATACTTCGAGATTCTACATACTGCCGAAGATCAAGAGTATGGCAAACCACATCCGGCAGTATATATCGAAACTGCAATTGATTTAGGTGTAAAACCACAAGAATGCGTTGCACTGGAAGATTCTTTTATGGGGATGATTTCGGCACTCGCAGCCAGAATGAAAACCATTGTAGTTCCAGAACCTGAAAATTTTGACAATCCGAAGTTTGGTGCTTCACATATAAAATTAGCCTCACTGAAAGATTTCAATGAGGCTATGTATGAACAGTTATCTGTTTCTTAAATTATTCTGCGACTACCGCACTGGTTTCTAATTCGACCAATAATTCGTCACCAATAAAACCATTTACTTCTAAAATAGAACAAGCTGGTTTTATCTCTTTAAAAAATTCTGAATAAGCTCTGGTTGCATCTTTCCAGTAGCCAATATCCGTAAGATAAATTCTAATTCTGGTAACATCAGCCAATGAAGCTCCCGCATCTTTTAATACCTTTTCAATTTTCTGGCAAATGCACTTGGTTTGTTCGTAAGCATCACCTACTCCAACTACTTCACCATCAACTACAGCGGTAGTTCCAGAAATCTCAATGATATTCCCAACTCTTACAGCTCTAGAATAACCAACTTCATCTTCCAGATGATTACCACTTGATATTAAAATTCTTTTGCTCATCAGCTTAAAATTTATCTTTTATTTAATCAGTTATTACTTTTAATCTACAGCTTCACCGATTAAAGTAGCTGCTGTACATTCTGTAATTTTTACATTTACATATTCTCCCGGATTATAGCTTTCTCTAGGAAATACTACTACCTTATTTGCAGAGTTTCTACCTTTAAGCTGTTCTTCAGACCTTTTAGAAGTGCCTTCGACTAATACTTTGTATACTCTCCCAACATCTCTTTTATTCCGCTCTAAAGAAAGTTCAGCCTGCTTATCGATAATTTCTTTCAGTCTGCGCTTTTTCACTTCCAAAGGAATATCATCTTCGAATTTTTTTGCAGCCAAAGTTCCCGGTCTTTCAGAATAGAAGAACATATAGCTAAAATCGTATTTAGCATAGTCCATTAAGGTTATGGTTTCTTTATGCTCTTCTTCAGTTTCTGTACAGAAACCAGCAATCATATCTGAAGAGATGCCACAATCATCACCTAAAATTCTTCTAATCGCATCAACTCTATCGATATACTCTTCTCTAGTATAAGTTCTGTTCATGATATCCAACACACGAGTATTACCACTTTGTGCTGGCAAGTGGATATACTTACAAATATTTTCGTAAGCAGCCATTGTATGTAGTACTTCGTCTGTAATATCTTTTGGATGTGAAGTTGAAAAACGTACACGTAAATCAGGATTTACTTTGGCAACCATTTCTAATAGGTTAGCAAAGTTTACAACTTCAACATCAGAACCTTTTTTCTCAGCTTTTTCGATTTGAGCTTTACCTTTTAGGCTGTCGTCAGAAGACCATTTATATGAATCTACATTTTGGCCAAGTAAAGTTACTTCTTTGTATCCTTTAGCAAATAACTCTTGCGCTTCTGCTACAATCGAATGCGGATCGCGGCTTCTTTCTCTACCTCTGGTAAATGGCACTACACAGAAAGAACACATGTTATCGCAACCTCTCATAATTGAGATAAATGCTGTAATTCCATTTGAGTTTAACCTCACCGGAGTAATATCTGCATAAGTCTCTTCACGAGATAAAAATACATTTACCCCTTTGTTGCCATCATCTACCTCAGCTACTAAACCCGGTAAATCTCTGTAAGCATCTGGCCCGGCAACTATATCTACAATTTTCTCTTCTTCTAGCAACTGGCTTTTTAATCGCTCAGCCATACAACCCAAAACACCTACAAGCAAAGCAGGTTTGTCTGCTTTTACTTTATTAAATTGAGTTAAACGTTTTCTTACTGTTTGTTCAGCCTTTTCGCGAATAGAACATGTATTAAGAAATATAAGGTCTGCATCTTCAAAATTAGAAGTTGTTCCAAACCCTTCTTTTTGCATAATAGAAGCTACAATCTCGCTATCAGAAAAATTCATCTGACATCCATAGCTTTCTATATACAATTTACGCTGCCCCGCAACTGCATTATCTTTCGACACATTTACAACATCGCAAACTTCTTTACTCTTGTCGACGATCTCTATATCTTTTATCAAGTCGCTCATAGACTATTGATGGTTTATGATATTTTTTTGGTGAAAAAATTTTAAGCAAATAAATTCACCTTATTAAATTTTTTGCAAAAATACGTATTCATATTGAAAATGAACATAGCTACAGCACCAAGAAACTAAATTTTGTATTTATCAGTTCTGCAGAAACCTATTTTTACCTGCTAATAAGTCTAAAAACTTTCTAACAAAAACAGTTTCTCCTCCTGATTTATCGATTTGACCTTTACCTTTTTCAGAAAGTATATCAGCCATCAATACATCATCCATGTATTCTTTTATAGCATCACTTAGTTGTTGTGCTTCAAAATTTGAAAACAAACCCAAATCTCCTTTTTCGATTAGCTTTTCACTCGCTGCACACTTAGAAACAATTAAAAGTGTACCAGCGGCAAATGCTTCTAAACTTTTAAATACAGACATTTCTGGCAAAAGTAGAATATCACTTATATGTATAAACTGTTGCTCTGTAAGCTGATCGCTAGAAAATATTTCGATGTGGTCTTCCAGTTTTAAATCTATAACTTGTTGATATAATGCAAGCCTTTTTGCAGAATACCTGCCTTTTTCTGCCAGTAAAATCATTCCATTAACCATACAACCATCTTTATGGAGTCTATCTATGGTTTCAATTAAAACACTGGCATTTGCATTTTCCTCTACTCCTTCAATTATGCCAATTAGGGTTTCACCTTCTGGAATTTGTAATTCAACTTTTAGTGCATCGGTATCTAAGAAATTATCTAAATGAATTGAAGGAAACAAATAAGTCATTTTACTTTCTTCTACAGGCAGATTTTCTTTATTAAACATAAGATTAATAGCCAGTGGTGTAATCCACAAATCAATCTGTTTAATAAGTTTCGAACTCCAAATAGAATCTTTTAAACCAGACCAAAAACCCGATACTTCTTTAGAAAATATTTCTGTTTGAAGATAAACTAACTTGGCGTTTTTGGGCAATGCTGATTTCTTAAGAAAAGCTGCTGCAGAAATATTTTCTTTCTGACAAACGATAAGTGCATCAGGAGCTTCTTTTTTTAAAGCTTTGTTTAGTGAGTAAGTAGATTTGAAAGTAAGGCCTCCATCTGATGTTTCTACTGGAATAATAGAAAGTTCAATTTCTTGTGCTTTTTTAAAAGCATAATGCTCAGTATCAGCAATTACAATTACATTTACCCCTACACTTTCAAGTAACTTTCCAAACTTAAGTATATAATCAGAATTGAGATTATTTCCCTGTTGGTTGCAAAGAATACATATCTTCATTTAACAATGGTTGAATAGATTTGTTGATTAATTCAGAAACACATTTCCTGAACATTTAATGCAAAAATATAAGTAAAAAGCAGCATTCTTGAAATTTTGATATAGCCAAAGCTTAACTTAATTTGCAAAAAATTTAATGTATGCAATTAATAGATTACTTAGATCAACTAGACAAACAATTATTTCTTTTTCTCAATCAATTCCATTCACCTGTTAGCGATGCCATTATGGTATTTGTAACGAGTAGAGCAACTTGGTTTCCATTTTATGGGATTATCATTATTTATCTTTTTTGGAAACACAAACTACATGGCTTTTGGCCCATTCTAGGAATACTACTTACTATATTACTGGCTGATCAATTTTCTGCTAGCATTTGTAAACCATTTTTCGAAAGATTACGCCCATGCCATAGTCCAGAAATTGGTCATTTAGTGCATACAACTGTAAAGGGCTGTGGTGGACAGTATGGATTTGTATCTTCTCATGCAGCAAATACTTTTGGGCTAGCCACATTTTTATTTCTATTGCTCAAAAATAGGATGAAATATATTTGGCTAATATTCTTATGGTCGGGCTTGGTAAGCTATAGCCGGATAGCTGTTGGTGTTCACTATCCGGGTGATATATTTTTTGGAGCTTGGTCTGGGGTTGCCTGTGGTTACATTGCCTATCTAGCTTTTAGATATGGCGTTAAACACTACAAAATAACCTTATT
It includes:
- a CDS encoding S41 family peptidase, whose product is MKVNILIVFTLLTHFCFAQKEAVLNTFSKTQLLDDYTLLINALKEAHPGLYWYTNYADYEKLIGEKREEIKEGMNSYEFFRIVSRIVSADKEGHSSVYSSNDIGDFVKEKAYYLPIAIKTISNKLYLQNNIESYQTKGRILTHINGNPIDSILHVIFAHTSHHSDGFSVTGKYKDLDRFGFSSYYLDFIDFASEKAVLTLQNPDSSKDKMMLEINLVNREGLVALSRSVPKISRKNDDKIYNLEFRKESATAILTFNTFSYSAFEKQNLDFKKVVDSTFVCIKSNKTKNLIIDIRNNGGGSEGAEDYLFSYLTNKPYQKYQYVEAKGFTFSFLDYTDYKDDRENLESMLKEEHELAKDGRFLRKPEVLPTAPPQDQPFEGNVYILCSGNTYSAGSEFAAIAKAYSDAILIGEETGGGFYGQTSGSYVYLLLPNTKIEVRIPLLKFFTTFTNDNIPFGRGVIPDYHIQPNYKEYINGIDSEMNFVLKLISGNQ
- a CDS encoding helix-turn-helix domain-containing protein, producing the protein MESNSKYHQLPILDGLELLDAKSHILDFPFHTHETFNIALILISTFNTKLSDKFLKAPVGTLSITNPKEVHATPCDKDLGNSFFTYYVSPEAIKTFNNGVEVFFEDKIIYDQQLFGEFYALSKNITHTNFEKRLSQVLKVLVEKYTSPMRFNFQTRNLFQEFINETTFEKFSLSKTAHQFGISKFKFLRLFKNETGLTPNHYILLKRIEKSKKMLKEGKPVFDVAIDCNFYDKSHFYKNFKRFTGVNPSEYQNAALLS
- a CDS encoding ABC transporter ATP-binding protein, translating into MIEIEKLSASYDDKKFLNFPDWQLSQGETCLMLGPSGSGKSTLLHLLSGILQPKSGSVRIANTNLFELSPAKRDKFRGKNIGLIFQKAHLIDSLSVKDNMLMAQYFAGEKKDLARVKEVLAELHIGDKLSSKTFQLSQGEAQRLSIARAMLNEPSVILADEPTSSLDDENCEAVYHILETQAKKYNATLLISTHDQRLKDKIPLHLKLQKQ
- the hxpB gene encoding hexitol phosphatase HxpB, with product MTLKAAIFDMDGLLVDSEPLWRSSEIRSFAKVGVHLTPEVCKQTMGLRIEEAVQHWYNKFPWEGMTIEEVKKDIFEEFMKEVEATAVPMDGVVEILEFFKGKGLKIGLASSSPMLLIKKIVKHLKIDSYFEILHTAEDQEYGKPHPAVYIETAIDLGVKPQECVALEDSFMGMISALAARMKTIVVPEPENFDNPKFGASHIKLASLKDFNEAMYEQLSVS
- a CDS encoding RidA family protein; amino-acid sequence: MSKRILISSGNHLEDEVGYSRAVRVGNIIEISGTTAVVDGEVVGVGDAYEQTKCICQKIEKVLKDAGASLADVTRIRIYLTDIGYWKDATRAYSEFFKEIKPACSILEVNGFIGDELLVELETSAVVAE
- the miaB gene encoding tRNA (N6-isopentenyl adenosine(37)-C2)-methylthiotransferase MiaB; translated protein: MSDLIKDIEIVDKSKEVCDVVNVSKDNAVAGQRKLYIESYGCQMNFSDSEIVASIMQKEGFGTTSNFEDADLIFLNTCSIREKAEQTVRKRLTQFNKVKADKPALLVGVLGCMAERLKSQLLEEEKIVDIVAGPDAYRDLPGLVAEVDDGNKGVNVFLSREETYADITPVRLNSNGITAFISIMRGCDNMCSFCVVPFTRGRERSRDPHSIVAEAQELFAKGYKEVTLLGQNVDSYKWSSDDSLKGKAQIEKAEKKGSDVEVVNFANLLEMVAKVNPDLRVRFSTSHPKDITDEVLHTMAAYENICKYIHLPAQSGNTRVLDIMNRTYTREEYIDRVDAIRRILGDDCGISSDMIAGFCTETEEEHKETITLMDYAKYDFSYMFFYSERPGTLAAKKFEDDIPLEVKKRRLKEIIDKQAELSLERNKRDVGRVYKVLVEGTSKRSEEQLKGRNSANKVVVFPRESYNPGEYVNVKITECTAATLIGEAVD
- a CDS encoding glycosyltransferase, with protein sequence MKICILCNQQGNNLNSDYILKFGKLLESVGVNVIVIADTEHYAFKKAQEIELSIIPVETSDGGLTFKSTYSLNKALKKEAPDALIVCQKENISAAAFLKKSALPKNAKLVYLQTEIFSKEVSGFWSGLKDSIWSSKLIKQIDLWITPLAINLMFNKENLPVEESKMTYLFPSIHLDNFLDTDALKVELQIPEGETLIGIIEGVEENANASVLIETIDRLHKDGCMVNGMILLAEKGRYSAKRLALYQQVIDLKLEDHIEIFSSDQLTEQQFIHISDILLLPEMSVFKSLEAFAAGTLLIVSKCAASEKLIEKGDLGLFSNFEAQQLSDAIKEYMDDVLMADILSEKGKGQIDKSGGETVFVRKFLDLLAGKNRFLQN
- a CDS encoding phosphatase PAP2 family protein; translation: MQLIDYLDQLDKQLFLFLNQFHSPVSDAIMVFVTSRATWFPFYGIIIIYLFWKHKLHGFWPILGILLTILLADQFSASICKPFFERLRPCHSPEIGHLVHTTVKGCGGQYGFVSSHAANTFGLATFLFLLLKNRMKYIWLIFLWSGLVSYSRIAVGVHYPGDIFFGAWSGVACGYIAYLAFRYGVKHYKITLFD